A genomic segment from Abditibacteriota bacterium encodes:
- a CDS encoding CCA tRNA nucleotidyltransferase, translating into MNDNAIAAARTIASLVAERGGAAYYVGGCVRDRLLGQEPKDTDIELHGIDRETAGSLLSRLGPVKTAGKGFEIFTLPGMALDISLPISPRGGPRAAAARRDFTVNALMEDVLTGELLDFFGGQADLDKGIIRHIGSSLTEDPLRVFRTGRFAAQLSFDIAPETAEYARTVDTGALPRERVMGELSLALKTGRPSVFFESLKDTRAMEQWFAPVQALSGVPQNPAHHKGDVWEHTMAVVDRAAGCRDRTSRPLYFMTAALCHDLGKAVTTIVEPDGRVHAPGHAKQGAETAREFLRTLTSEKELTAYVSNMTLLHMLPNKLGGDGSDEDILLMLDKALCPEDLLLLSLCDARTTLIDRDFDAVHLRLRQLLSRYRELTAVPYADGRELMDLGIEPGPALGEALRYLRRQQLKGTPRQKAIAKAVKKYKGTP; encoded by the coding sequence ATGAACGACAACGCTATCGCCGCCGCCCGGACCATCGCGTCCCTCGTCGCTGAACGGGGCGGCGCCGCTTATTACGTGGGCGGCTGCGTCCGGGACAGACTGCTGGGGCAGGAGCCCAAGGACACGGACATAGAGCTGCACGGCATAGACAGAGAGACTGCCGGCAGCCTGCTGTCGCGGCTGGGACCGGTAAAAACGGCAGGCAAGGGCTTTGAGATATTCACCCTGCCCGGCATGGCGCTGGATATCAGCCTGCCCATCTCCCCCCGGGGAGGCCCCCGGGCCGCAGCTGCCAGAAGAGACTTCACAGTGAACGCCCTTATGGAGGACGTGCTCACGGGAGAGCTCCTGGACTTTTTCGGGGGACAGGCGGACCTGGACAAGGGGATCATCAGGCATATAGGCTCCTCGCTCACGGAGGACCCTCTCAGGGTGTTCAGGACAGGCCGGTTTGCCGCGCAGCTGAGCTTTGACATAGCCCCGGAAACGGCGGAATACGCCCGGACCGTTGACACGGGCGCCCTTCCCCGGGAAAGGGTCATGGGGGAGCTGTCCCTGGCCCTGAAGACCGGCAGGCCGTCGGTGTTTTTTGAATCGCTGAAGGATACCCGGGCTATGGAGCAATGGTTCGCCCCCGTCCAGGCTCTCTCCGGGGTGCCCCAGAACCCGGCCCATCATAAGGGAGACGTGTGGGAGCACACCATGGCGGTTGTGGACCGGGCGGCCGGCTGCAGGGACAGGACCTCCCGGCCCCTTTATTTTATGACGGCGGCCCTGTGCCACGACCTGGGCAAGGCAGTGACCACCATAGTGGAGCCGGACGGCAGGGTCCACGCCCCGGGCCACGCCAAACAGGGCGCGGAGACGGCCCGGGAGTTTCTCCGGACCCTCACCTCCGAAAAGGAGCTGACCGCCTACGTGTCAAACATGACCCTGCTCCACATGCTGCCCAACAAGCTGGGAGGCGACGGCTCCGACGAGGATATACTCCTCATGCTGGACAAAGCTCTCTGCCCCGAGGACCTGCTGCTGCTGTCCCTTTGCGACGCCCGGACCACCCTCATAGACAGAGATTTTGACGCTGTCCACCTCAGGCTGAGGCAGCTGCTCTCCAGATACAGGGAGCTCACCGCGGTCCCTTACGCAGACGGCAGGGAGCTGATGGACCTGGGCATAGAGCCGGGGCCGGCTCTGGGAGAAGCCCTGCGATATCTCCGCCGGCAGCAGCTGAAGGGGACCCCCCGCCAAAAGGCCATCGCCAAGGCCGTGAAAAAATACAAGGGAACGCCCTGA